Proteins encoded by one window of Dietzia sp. B32:
- a CDS encoding glycosyltransferase family 2 protein — translation MSSDSVRDTESGATGGDSPVGHRDVWLVVPCFNEGTVIEEVLRSARGTFPNIVAVDDGSADDSAAAIYRAGAHLVRHPVNLGQGAAIQTGVEYARAQPGARYFVTFDADGQHQVKDVLAMVERLRSEPVDIVVGTRFGRPRGDDDQVPLIKRLVLRTVVLLSPRTRRLGLTDAHNGLRVFNRRVAEELNLRMNGMSHASEFVELMDSRGWRVAEQPVDILYTEYSMSKGQSLLNGINILSDGFVGKRLPR, via the coding sequence ATGAGCAGTGACAGTGTGCGGGATACGGAGTCGGGCGCGACGGGAGGGGATTCCCCTGTCGGTCACCGCGACGTATGGCTGGTCGTCCCCTGTTTCAACGAGGGCACCGTGATCGAGGAGGTCCTCCGCTCGGCGCGCGGGACGTTCCCCAACATCGTGGCCGTGGACGACGGCTCGGCGGACGACTCGGCGGCGGCGATCTACCGTGCGGGCGCACATCTGGTGCGCCACCCGGTGAACCTGGGCCAGGGCGCCGCGATCCAGACCGGCGTGGAGTACGCCCGCGCCCAGCCGGGGGCCCGCTACTTCGTCACCTTCGACGCCGACGGGCAGCACCAGGTCAAGGACGTGCTGGCCATGGTGGAGCGGCTGCGGTCCGAGCCCGTGGACATCGTCGTGGGCACGCGCTTCGGCCGGCCCCGCGGTGACGACGACCAGGTCCCGCTGATCAAGCGCCTCGTGTTGCGGACCGTGGTCCTGCTCAGTCCGCGCACCCGGCGGCTGGGCCTGACCGACGCCCACAACGGTCTGCGCGTGTTCAACCGCCGGGTCGCCGAGGAGCTGAACCTGCGGATGAACGGGATGAGCCACGCCAGCGAGTTCGTGGAGCTCATGGACTCGCGCGGCTGGCGGGTGGCCGAGCAACCGGTCGACATCCTCTACACCGAGTACTCGATGTCCAAGGGCCAGTCGCTGCTCAACGGCATCAACATCCTCTCCGACGGGTTCGTGGGAAAGAGGCTGCCCCGATGA
- a CDS encoding glycosyltransferase family 2 protein: MAIDVMLPYYGDVDHFKKAVDSVLAQSYRDFRLVVVDDGYPDPEPARYMGEITARDERVTYEKNETNLGANGNYRKCLGMVTAPVVVVMGADDIMLPNYLQVVADGFAAVPDAAVMEVGVSVIDEHGAPVRGLSDSVKAFTQPKAQGRTVLHGEKLMTSLMHGNWTYFPSLAWNSEWVKRIGFREGLDVVQDLALLVDVITGGGHMIYDPTLAFLYRRHSASDSSVRALDGRRFDEEARFFAGEADAFAARGWKSAERAARLHVTSRLNALSLIPTAARAGKLTEGGKKLLGHTFRKF; the protein is encoded by the coding sequence ATGGCCATCGACGTGATGCTCCCCTACTACGGGGACGTCGACCACTTCAAGAAGGCCGTGGACAGTGTCCTGGCGCAGAGCTACCGCGATTTCCGGTTGGTCGTGGTGGACGACGGCTACCCGGATCCGGAGCCTGCCCGCTACATGGGCGAGATCACCGCGCGCGACGAGCGGGTGACCTACGAGAAGAACGAGACCAACCTCGGCGCGAACGGCAACTACCGCAAGTGCCTCGGGATGGTCACCGCGCCGGTCGTCGTGGTGATGGGCGCCGACGACATCATGCTGCCCAACTACCTGCAGGTCGTGGCCGACGGGTTCGCCGCCGTGCCGGATGCCGCCGTGATGGAGGTCGGCGTCAGCGTGATCGACGAGCACGGCGCGCCCGTCCGGGGGCTGTCCGACTCGGTGAAGGCGTTCACCCAGCCCAAGGCGCAGGGCCGCACCGTGCTGCACGGCGAGAAGCTCATGACCTCGCTCATGCACGGCAACTGGACCTACTTCCCGTCGCTGGCGTGGAACTCCGAGTGGGTCAAGCGGATCGGGTTCCGTGAGGGCCTCGACGTGGTGCAGGACCTCGCGCTGCTGGTCGACGTCATCACCGGGGGCGGCCACATGATCTACGACCCCACGCTGGCGTTCCTCTACCGTCGGCACTCGGCGTCGGACTCCTCGGTCCGCGCCCTCGACGGTCGGCGGTTCGACGAGGAGGCCCGCTTCTTCGCCGGTGAGGCCGACGCGTTCGCCGCCCGCGGCTGGAAGAGCGCGGAGCGTGCCGCGCGCCTGCACGTCACGTCGCGGCTCAACGCGCTGTCGCTGATCCCGACCGCGGCCAGGGCCGGCAAGCTGACCGAGGGCGGTAAGAAGCTGCTCGGGCACACGTTCCGCAAGTTCTGA
- a CDS encoding galactan 5-O-arabinofuranosyltransferase has product MTDARLLARRAGELLAALLVAAVVGALTFAGVDALPFVEPSWLPETFGATLAAGVVILTGWLLLRRATSGRTLWLLGTAGPAFLASSHLGLLLNGTPHYLFGLGGDQLNRVAYVTRFADSPALADPFYADAAPFYPPQWFWVGGQLARIAGVDGWEFYKPYAIVTMAIAGAIAFVAWRWLVPTRLAVLFGLVTAVVGVHTNAYEPYSWILVCLLPQVVVATFLLCARAAARAHDPDGGRPTWPLVVTIGVYLGWAALGYTLIAGVAALMVGLVVVLHSWRYRADRAVVRALLGRLAAMAGISAAIALLFWHRFLLAVLGGAETESSVANDFAPEVASRWPLPMFEVSAAGLLCLIGVVWLVVTVWPARADLAAERVAGSLRARIGTNPDADVVPDHDGPLPPTDRTLVLARALGLATVTVLGWYVLSGLRAVTGSTLLPFRMIPVITLVLALAGVVGALTLARWAVHTSPDRSRGRTLAAAVVVAGLAAVQMVQHVSEEDAEFAAAARAFPAMSRDVLDAVDDLTGDRVPSDLVVLTSDPTLYAYRPYFSFQAPAQAYATPAGRYEERLDEVRRWAETGTPEELTEALESSAFRSPDVLVLTREGSRRWVLPAMVNQMPRVRNNSREEIVFRPRQFDDPTRFDVREVGERMVIVRR; this is encoded by the coding sequence ATGACCGACGCCCGCCTGCTCGCCCGCCGTGCCGGCGAACTCCTCGCCGCCCTCCTGGTCGCGGCGGTGGTCGGCGCCCTCACGTTCGCTGGAGTCGACGCGCTGCCGTTCGTCGAACCCAGCTGGCTGCCCGAGACGTTCGGTGCGACCCTCGCTGCGGGGGTCGTCATCCTCACCGGGTGGCTGCTGCTGCGCAGGGCCACGAGCGGCCGGACCCTGTGGCTCCTCGGCACCGCCGGGCCGGCCTTCCTGGCCTCCTCCCACCTCGGCCTCCTGCTGAACGGCACGCCGCACTACCTGTTCGGCCTCGGCGGCGACCAGCTCAACCGCGTCGCCTACGTCACCCGCTTCGCCGACTCCCCCGCCCTCGCCGACCCCTTCTACGCCGACGCCGCGCCCTTCTATCCGCCCCAGTGGTTCTGGGTGGGCGGTCAGCTGGCCCGGATCGCGGGCGTCGACGGCTGGGAGTTCTACAAGCCGTACGCCATCGTCACCATGGCCATCGCGGGCGCGATCGCGTTCGTCGCCTGGCGCTGGCTGGTGCCCACGCGTCTCGCGGTCCTGTTCGGGCTGGTCACCGCGGTGGTCGGTGTGCACACCAATGCCTACGAGCCCTACTCGTGGATCCTCGTCTGCCTGCTACCGCAGGTCGTCGTGGCGACGTTCCTGCTCTGCGCCCGCGCCGCCGCGCGGGCGCACGACCCGGACGGTGGGCGGCCCACGTGGCCGCTGGTCGTGACGATCGGTGTGTACCTCGGCTGGGCGGCGCTCGGTTACACCCTCATCGCGGGTGTCGCGGCGCTGATGGTGGGCCTCGTCGTCGTCCTCCATTCCTGGCGGTACCGCGCCGACCGAGCGGTGGTCCGCGCGCTACTCGGTCGACTGGCCGCCATGGCCGGGATCTCCGCCGCGATCGCGCTGCTGTTCTGGCATCGATTCCTGCTGGCCGTCCTCGGTGGCGCCGAGACCGAGTCGTCGGTGGCCAACGACTTCGCGCCCGAGGTCGCCTCCCGGTGGCCGCTTCCGATGTTCGAGGTGTCCGCCGCCGGGCTGCTGTGTTTGATCGGCGTCGTGTGGCTGGTGGTCACCGTGTGGCCCGCCCGCGCCGACCTCGCCGCCGAGCGGGTCGCGGGATCGCTGCGAGCGCGGATCGGGACGAACCCCGACGCCGACGTGGTCCCCGACCACGACGGCCCCCTCCCGCCGACCGACCGCACGCTCGTCCTGGCCCGGGCCCTCGGACTGGCGACGGTGACCGTACTGGGGTGGTACGTGCTCTCGGGGCTGCGGGCGGTCACCGGCAGCACGCTGCTGCCGTTCCGGATGATCCCGGTCATCACGCTGGTCCTCGCGCTGGCGGGAGTCGTCGGCGCGCTGACCCTGGCCCGGTGGGCGGTGCACACTTCTCCGGACCGGTCCCGTGGCCGGACCCTCGCCGCGGCCGTGGTCGTCGCCGGTCTCGCGGCCGTGCAGATGGTGCAGCACGTGTCCGAGGAGGACGCGGAGTTCGCCGCCGCGGCCCGCGCGTTCCCCGCGATGTCCCGCGACGTGCTGGACGCGGTGGACGACCTGACCGGCGACCGGGTGCCCTCGGATCTCGTCGTGCTGACCTCGGATCCGACCCTCTACGCCTACCGCCCCTACTTCTCCTTCCAGGCGCCGGCCCAGGCATACGCGACGCCGGCCGGTCGGTACGAGGAGCGCCTCGATGAGGTCCGTCGGTGGGCGGAGACCGGGACCCCCGAGGAGCTGACCGAGGCGCTGGAGTCGAGCGCGTTCCGCAGCCCGGACGTCCTGGTCCTGACCCGCGAGGGGTCCCGACGCTGGGTGCTGCCCGCCATGGTCAACCAGATGCCCCGGGTACGGAACAACTCACGCGAGGAGATCGTCTTCCGGCCGCGGCAGTTCGATGACCCCACCCGGTTCGACGTCCGCGAGGTCGGGGAGCGGATGGTGATCGTGCGCCGGTGA
- a CDS encoding polysaccharide biosynthesis protein: MTTPAAAEPTPTTGRGAAGGMRALTLATLFAAASGYLVMLVAGRALGPADYPLFATYWGAFFALGGVANGLMQEVTRAVRSAREGDTSAPGVGSGLGARAGGPGTAGARPPRSDIRLLPAGLALGLALAAAVAVSAPAWPALGLPTFAGVGVAIMAFGILGFTLQAATAGALSGTERWGLYAVLLTVDAALRLAVAGVAWWLGDAGLGFAVATVAGAVTWALLIALSPATRDALSSAVDAGRRRFWRNTGAAMLASAGTSALVTGFPLFVTATVRADDPAPLVGAVILAITLTRAPLLVPLTSFQSAIIVYFVRRRALGPRSLATPLGLVTAVGIVGAGAAWLVGPWLIRVLFGGDFELPGAVLAALTAASVGTAALMVTGNAALAFDRHLLYNSGWWVAVIAAAVLLVAVPGALDVRAAIALLAGPGVGVAVHVVGLVASSRHGEPAG; encoded by the coding sequence ATGACGACACCGGCAGCCGCTGAGCCGACGCCCACCACCGGCCGCGGGGCCGCGGGCGGGATGCGGGCGCTGACGCTGGCGACCCTGTTCGCCGCGGCCTCCGGGTATCTGGTGATGCTCGTCGCCGGCCGTGCCCTCGGCCCGGCCGACTATCCGCTGTTCGCCACCTACTGGGGTGCGTTCTTCGCCCTCGGCGGCGTCGCCAACGGGCTGATGCAGGAGGTCACCCGCGCCGTCCGCTCGGCTCGTGAGGGCGACACGTCGGCCCCCGGGGTCGGCAGCGGGCTCGGGGCCCGCGCCGGGGGCCCCGGCACCGCCGGTGCGCGGCCGCCGCGGTCGGACATCCGGTTGCTGCCGGCCGGGCTCGCGCTGGGCCTGGCCCTCGCGGCCGCCGTCGCCGTGAGTGCACCGGCCTGGCCCGCGCTGGGCCTGCCCACGTTCGCCGGTGTCGGCGTCGCCATCATGGCCTTCGGCATCCTCGGCTTCACCCTCCAGGCCGCGACGGCGGGCGCCCTGTCGGGCACCGAACGCTGGGGTCTGTACGCGGTCCTGCTCACCGTCGACGCGGCGCTGCGCCTGGCCGTCGCCGGGGTCGCGTGGTGGCTCGGCGACGCCGGGCTCGGGTTCGCCGTGGCCACGGTGGCCGGTGCCGTGACGTGGGCACTGCTCATCGCGCTGTCCCCCGCCACCCGCGACGCGCTCTCCTCGGCGGTCGACGCCGGTCGCCGGCGCTTCTGGCGCAACACCGGTGCGGCGATGCTCGCCTCCGCGGGGACCTCGGCACTGGTCACCGGCTTCCCGCTGTTCGTCACCGCCACCGTCCGGGCCGACGACCCGGCCCCGCTCGTCGGCGCGGTGATCCTCGCCATCACCCTGACCCGCGCGCCGTTGCTCGTGCCGCTCACCAGTTTCCAGAGCGCGATCATCGTCTACTTCGTCCGACGTCGCGCCCTTGGACCGCGTTCGCTCGCCACGCCCCTGGGCCTGGTCACGGCCGTGGGGATCGTGGGAGCGGGAGCCGCGTGGCTGGTGGGACCGTGGTTGATCCGCGTCCTGTTCGGCGGTGACTTCGAGCTCCCCGGCGCCGTCCTGGCCGCCCTGACCGCCGCGTCCGTGGGCACCGCCGCCCTGATGGTGACGGGCAATGCGGCGCTGGCCTTCGATCGGCACCTGCTCTACAACTCCGGATGGTGGGTCGCGGTCATCGCCGCGGCGGTCCTGCTCGTCGCGGTCCCGGGTGCGCTCGACGTGCGCGCGGCGATCGCGCTGCTCGCCGGCCCCGGCGTCGGGGTGGCGGTCCACGTCGTCGGCCTGGTCGCGTCCTCCCGCCACGGGGAGCCCGCCGGATGA
- a CDS encoding DUF2304 domain-containing protein, which translates to MIKVLLLLAGAALVVFFLANRRKARAKAGVKIGFVLFVVFMVYAVIRPDDLTVVANALGVQRGTDLVLYALVMGFAFVTVSTYVRFREQELRYSRLARTIALQNAVRPEDRVDAKVMKPAPHDDDPMRP; encoded by the coding sequence ATGATCAAGGTCCTGCTCCTGCTGGCCGGCGCCGCGCTGGTCGTGTTCTTCCTGGCCAACCGCCGCAAGGCGCGGGCGAAGGCCGGGGTGAAGATCGGCTTCGTGCTGTTCGTGGTGTTCATGGTCTACGCCGTGATCCGCCCCGATGACCTCACCGTGGTCGCCAATGCGCTCGGGGTGCAGCGCGGCACGGACCTGGTGCTGTACGCGCTGGTCATGGGCTTCGCCTTTGTCACCGTGTCCACGTACGTGCGTTTCCGCGAGCAGGAGCTGCGCTACTCGCGCCTGGCCCGGACGATCGCCCTGCAGAACGCGGTGCGCCCCGAGGACCGGGTGGACGCGAAGGTGATGAAGCCGGCTCCGCACGACGACGACCCGATGCGACCCTGA
- a CDS encoding M1 family metallopeptidase: MKAVKRDLVARIAAPRTPSGSDPVDPYLPGAGNHGYRVTRYELDLNYKVSPNNLRGEAVITATATEPLETIQLDLSPHLTVSKVLLDRGRVTRYTRPRGKLSITPAEPLAVGSAFTLTIRYSGNPKPIRGAWGEVGWEELTDGVLVANQPNGAASWFPCDDHPSSKAPFRIRLTTDSPYRAVVTGALVGKKRSGSTTTWDFDLPYPTSTYLVTVNLGRYEHLEATDGPVPFHAFLPADLKRGFKEAFVRQLEMLTVFSDLFGPYPFDSYKVVVTDDELEIPLEAMGMSTFGRNTCEAAGRPDSDERLIAHELAHQWFGNAVTVAEWKHIWLHEGFACYAEWLWTEFSGGVDAGSHALRYYSKLQDSPQDILLSDPGPEDMFDDRVYKRGALTLHALRLTIGDDRFFDLLRAWVAKYSGKTVTTADFLHMAADHTTLDLRPLWNAWLFSEPLPPTLGMPDDDTGSR; encoded by the coding sequence TTGAAGGCAGTCAAGAGAGACCTCGTCGCCAGAATCGCGGCCCCACGCACCCCGTCGGGCTCCGACCCGGTCGATCCCTACCTGCCCGGCGCCGGCAATCACGGGTACCGCGTCACGCGCTACGAGCTGGACCTGAACTACAAGGTGAGCCCCAACAACCTGCGTGGCGAAGCGGTGATCACCGCGACCGCCACCGAGCCGCTCGAGACGATCCAGCTCGACCTCTCCCCACACCTGACCGTGTCCAAGGTGCTCCTCGACCGGGGCCGCGTCACCCGCTACACCCGGCCCCGCGGCAAGCTCTCGATCACCCCGGCCGAGCCGCTCGCCGTGGGTTCCGCGTTCACGCTGACCATCCGCTACTCCGGCAACCCGAAGCCGATCCGCGGCGCATGGGGCGAGGTCGGGTGGGAGGAGCTGACCGACGGCGTCCTGGTGGCCAACCAGCCCAACGGCGCGGCCAGCTGGTTCCCCTGCGACGACCATCCCTCCTCCAAGGCCCCGTTCCGCATCCGGCTCACCACCGACTCGCCGTACCGCGCCGTCGTCACCGGTGCGCTCGTCGGCAAGAAGCGCAGCGGCAGCACGACCACCTGGGATTTCGACCTCCCGTACCCCACCTCCACCTACCTGGTCACCGTCAACCTCGGCCGTTACGAGCACCTCGAGGCCACCGACGGGCCGGTCCCGTTCCACGCCTTCCTCCCCGCCGACCTCAAACGCGGATTCAAGGAGGCCTTCGTCCGGCAACTCGAGATGCTCACGGTCTTCTCCGATCTCTTCGGCCCGTACCCGTTCGACAGCTACAAGGTCGTGGTGACCGACGACGAACTCGAGATCCCGCTCGAGGCGATGGGCATGTCGACGTTCGGCCGGAACACGTGTGAGGCCGCCGGCCGACCGGACTCGGACGAGCGGCTCATCGCCCACGAGCTCGCGCACCAGTGGTTCGGCAACGCCGTCACCGTCGCCGAGTGGAAACACATCTGGCTCCACGAGGGTTTCGCCTGCTACGCCGAGTGGCTGTGGACGGAGTTCTCCGGTGGCGTCGACGCGGGCAGCCACGCCCTGCGCTACTACTCCAAGTTGCAGGACTCCCCCCAGGACATCCTCCTGTCGGACCCCGGGCCCGAGGACATGTTCGACGACCGCGTCTACAAGCGCGGTGCCCTCACCCTGCACGCGCTGCGCCTGACGATCGGCGACGACCGTTTCTTCGACCTCCTCCGCGCGTGGGTCGCGAAGTACTCCGGCAAGACCGTCACCACCGCCGACTTCCTCCACATGGCCGCCGACCACACCACCCTCGATCTGCGCCCGCTGTGGAACGCCTGGTTGTTCTCCGAGCCCCTGCCGCCGACCCTCGGTATGCCCGATGACGACACCGGCAGCCGCTGA
- a CDS encoding transcriptional regulator — MSDAAGHARHRLDEVIHAPVRFSIVAALAGVDDAEFARIRDTVEVTDSTLSKQVAVLEKAGYVKVKKGYVGKRPRTWLSLTRDGRKAYESHLAALRAIAGG; from the coding sequence ATGAGTGACGCGGCGGGGCACGCCCGGCATCGGCTCGACGAGGTGATCCACGCTCCGGTGCGGTTCTCGATCGTCGCCGCGCTGGCCGGGGTCGACGACGCGGAGTTCGCGCGGATCCGCGACACGGTCGAGGTGACCGACTCGACCCTGTCCAAGCAGGTCGCGGTTCTGGAGAAGGCCGGGTACGTCAAGGTGAAGAAGGGCTACGTCGGCAAGCGCCCCCGCACGTGGCTCTCACTCACCCGGGACGGTCGTAAGGCGTACGAGTCGCACCTGGCGGCGCTGCGCGCGATCGCCGGCGGCTGA
- a CDS encoding alpha/beta hydrolase family protein produces MTGALPENPPPARVTRLLELAAGVVSARDALATARDALLTSTTHSPALDALADAVDGEARGLTEVLAGVYRLVELAEDSWDDLDGPDPLPEPERTALRARLDRATDNAFADLARLTGMTSGGPEVAGGWGGHGGLDTAATVAGWAGAEPDEVYSGLEHMPVADRRVLALAEPEAVGGTYGVPWPVRARANAVAVRRALHREQLVGTPWSPRIGRLETMARRDARRRRSFPAFSPRRGGRMIEVVGDLGPHTEAVAVYVPGTGTNLDMSHVNTDVAGDLVTAGGGRLAVVAFLDGEFPQDIMADAGDPRFAEAMAPRLVRFCREVDRVMEIECPGASLTVVGHSYGGRIVGTAERLGLRADRVIYAESPDLGVGVEIPADWRAPGPVRRYSLTAPGDPVELLQVRFGLRRRWSHSDLGGGAVRLDTGYFADGTPVYGTRGHGGVFDRDCGAFRAMLAVMLGGPAPLWREREIRARHTRVDRGEEGRIVPVVLRHTVGLLLRRDADPYGEPAVLWEGPERLTMVPPATRAAGEGVGVSPGAV; encoded by the coding sequence GTGACCGGCGCACTTCCGGAGAACCCGCCGCCGGCCCGGGTGACCCGGCTTCTCGAGCTGGCCGCCGGGGTCGTCTCGGCGAGGGACGCCCTGGCGACCGCGCGCGACGCGCTCCTCACCTCCACCACCCACTCCCCCGCCCTGGACGCGTTGGCCGACGCCGTCGACGGCGAGGCCCGCGGACTGACCGAGGTCCTGGCGGGCGTGTACCGGCTCGTCGAGCTCGCCGAGGACTCCTGGGACGACCTCGACGGCCCGGACCCGCTCCCCGAGCCGGAGCGAACGGCCCTGCGGGCGAGGCTGGACCGGGCCACGGACAACGCGTTCGCCGATCTGGCCCGGCTCACCGGGATGACGTCGGGCGGTCCGGAGGTGGCGGGCGGGTGGGGCGGCCACGGCGGGCTCGACACGGCCGCCACGGTCGCGGGCTGGGCCGGAGCGGAGCCGGACGAGGTGTACTCGGGCCTCGAGCACATGCCCGTCGCCGACCGGCGTGTCCTGGCCCTGGCCGAGCCGGAGGCCGTGGGCGGGACGTACGGCGTGCCCTGGCCCGTACGGGCCCGTGCCAACGCGGTGGCCGTGCGCCGGGCGCTCCACCGCGAGCAGCTCGTGGGGACGCCGTGGAGTCCGCGCATCGGGCGTCTGGAGACGATGGCGCGACGCGATGCTCGTCGTCGTCGTTCCTTTCCTGCGTTCTCGCCTCGGCGCGGTGGGCGGATGATCGAGGTGGTGGGCGACCTCGGCCCGCACACCGAGGCGGTGGCGGTCTACGTGCCCGGCACGGGCACCAATCTGGACATGTCCCACGTCAACACCGACGTCGCGGGGGACCTCGTCACGGCGGGCGGCGGGCGCCTGGCCGTAGTGGCGTTCCTCGACGGCGAGTTCCCGCAGGACATCATGGCCGATGCCGGCGATCCCCGGTTCGCCGAGGCCATGGCGCCGCGGCTGGTCCGCTTCTGCCGCGAGGTGGACCGGGTCATGGAGATCGAGTGCCCCGGCGCCTCGCTCACCGTGGTGGGGCACTCGTACGGCGGGCGGATCGTGGGCACCGCCGAACGGCTCGGCCTGCGTGCCGACCGGGTGATCTACGCCGAGTCGCCCGATCTCGGGGTGGGCGTGGAGATCCCCGCCGACTGGCGGGCCCCCGGGCCGGTGCGCCGGTACTCCCTCACCGCACCCGGCGACCCGGTCGAACTGCTGCAGGTCCGGTTTGGTCTCCGTCGGCGCTGGTCCCACTCCGACCTCGGTGGCGGTGCCGTCCGCCTCGACACCGGCTACTTCGCCGACGGCACGCCCGTATACGGCACCCGCGGCCACGGCGGCGTGTTCGACCGCGACTGCGGGGCGTTCCGGGCGATGCTCGCCGTCATGCTCGGCGGCCCGGCCCCCCTGTGGCGGGAGCGGGAGATCCGGGCCCGGCACACCCGCGTCGACCGCGGTGAGGAGGGGCGGATCGTCCCCGTCGTCCTCCGACACACCGTGGGCCTCTTGCTCCGTCGCGATGCGGATCCCTATGGGGAGCCGGCCGTACTCTGGGAGGGACCCGAGCGACTGACCATGGTCCCTCCGGCGACGCGCGCGGCGGGGGAAGGGGTTGGCGTTAGCCCGGGGGCTGTCTGA